Proteins co-encoded in one Sulfuricystis thermophila genomic window:
- a CDS encoding ABC transporter ATP-binding protein codes for MRVVAPVISVCNLSTRLGGRWIHRHLDLEIRRGERVALVGDSGSGKTTLLRQMIGLLTPTEGEVRLFGEALFGGGVARERKLRQRFGVLFQQGALFSALDVFANIAFPLRELKTLDEAVIRDLVMLKLEMVELPAHAAHLMPAQLSGGMIKRVALARALALEPELLLLDEPTAGLDPDLSEGFERLIRTLCERLDLTVVFVTHDLDTIAALATRVAILAEQKILAYGPIDAIMRIEHPFVHNFFHSSRGRHAFAEYR; via the coding sequence ATGAGGGTTGTTGCGCCGGTGATCTCTGTGTGCAATCTCTCCACCCGTCTGGGTGGGCGCTGGATCCATCGTCATCTGGACCTGGAGATCCGACGTGGCGAGCGCGTGGCGCTGGTGGGCGATTCCGGCAGCGGCAAGACGACGCTGTTGCGGCAGATGATCGGCCTCCTGACGCCGACCGAGGGCGAGGTGCGGCTGTTTGGCGAAGCGTTGTTCGGCGGTGGCGTGGCGCGCGAGCGCAAGCTACGGCAGCGTTTCGGCGTGCTGTTCCAGCAGGGCGCGCTGTTTTCCGCACTCGACGTTTTCGCCAACATCGCCTTTCCGCTGCGTGAGTTGAAGACGCTCGACGAGGCGGTGATCCGTGACTTGGTGATGCTCAAGCTCGAGATGGTCGAACTACCCGCGCATGCTGCGCACCTGATGCCGGCCCAGCTCTCCGGCGGGATGATCAAGCGCGTCGCCCTGGCGCGCGCGCTGGCGCTCGAACCAGAACTGCTGTTGCTCGACGAGCCGACCGCCGGCCTCGATCCGGATCTGTCCGAAGGTTTCGAACGGCTGATCCGGACGCTTTGCGAACGGCTCGATCTGACCGTCGTCTTCGTCACCCACGATCTCGACACCATCGCCGCACTGGCGACCCGTGTGGCCATACTGGCGGAGCAGAAAATCCTCGCCTATGGGCCGATCGATGCCATCATGCGCATCGAGCATCCCTTTGTGCATAATTTCTTCCATTCCTCCCGTGGGCGACATGCCTTTGCCGAATATCGCTGA
- a CDS encoding MlaD family protein has translation MENRAHALLAGLFTLSFLVVAVLAVWWLSGSSEKTHTYLLETRGNVSGLNLEAQVRYRGIRAGKVKDIYTDPEDPGKLLVKIVLGRQYRLTDKTLARLNYQGVTGIAYVMLEEPAHDGKPLEPDDAAPPRLPLQPGLLDSLGQRAGDITSQLAELVTRLNRVFDERNLGNLQRTLDNLAVSSESLKALPVIMANLKVALSQDNLGRLDRLLAHLERTAADAAPLAAEARQLVATLNGLAQRLDALATTAGALGERLDAATLPRAEKLIGEAAATARRLDRLIEMLNDRPQALLFGPPPLRPGPGEQGFTPPGGKE, from the coding sequence ATGGAAAACCGTGCCCACGCCCTGCTGGCCGGCCTGTTCACGCTGAGTTTCCTCGTCGTGGCCGTACTGGCCGTCTGGTGGCTGTCGGGCAGCAGTGAGAAAACCCATACCTATTTGCTCGAAACGCGCGGCAATGTCAGCGGTTTGAATCTCGAAGCGCAGGTGCGTTATCGCGGCATTCGTGCCGGCAAGGTGAAGGATATCTACACCGATCCGGAGGATCCCGGTAAACTGCTAGTTAAGATCGTCCTCGGCCGCCAGTACCGGCTCACCGACAAGACGCTGGCCCGCCTCAATTACCAGGGGGTGACCGGCATCGCCTATGTGATGCTCGAAGAGCCGGCACATGACGGCAAGCCGCTCGAACCGGACGATGCCGCACCCCCGCGCCTGCCACTGCAGCCGGGGCTGCTCGACAGTCTGGGGCAGCGCGCGGGAGACATCACCAGCCAGTTGGCGGAGCTCGTCACGCGCTTAAACCGGGTGTTCGACGAACGCAATCTGGGCAATCTGCAACGGACACTCGACAATCTGGCAGTCTCCTCCGAAAGCCTGAAGGCCCTGCCAGTGATCATGGCCAACCTGAAGGTCGCCCTGTCACAGGACAACCTCGGCCGCCTCGACAGGCTGCTCGCCCATCTCGAACGTACCGCCGCTGATGCCGCGCCGCTCGCCGCCGAAGCGCGGCAACTGGTGGCGACTTTGAACGGTCTGGCGCAACGCCTCGACGCCTTGGCGACGACGGCCGGTGCGCTCGGCGAACGACTGGATGCTGCGACCCTGCCCCGCGCCGAGAAGCTGATCGGCGAAGCAGCTGCCACGGCACGCCGACTGGACCGGCTGATCGAAATGCTCAACGATCGGCCGCAGGCACTGCTGTTCGGCCCTCCACCCCTGCGACCGGGGCCGGGAGAGCAGGGCTTTACACCGCCTGGCGGAAAGGAGTGA
- a CDS encoding ABC-type transport auxiliary lipoprotein family protein — MMRRWLLVLLISLSGCLNHPRPDAPIARHDFGDPAGRWPAGGIAIRQVKVEAAPWLDASAQLYRLQYATPLRRESFAASRWVAPPGELLERWLERVILPAQPGGVGGCRLVIMLDELEQRFTSPTASEVVLAVRANLLQGKRLVTSKAIEIARPASTPDSAGGVRATRAAVQALAEALAAWVEESRQLASACASS, encoded by the coding sequence ATGATGAGAAGGTGGTTGCTCGTACTGCTCATTTCGCTCTCCGGCTGCCTCAATCATCCGCGACCTGATGCGCCGATCGCGCGCCATGATTTCGGCGATCCCGCCGGTCGATGGCCGGCGGGGGGCATTGCGATCCGGCAGGTGAAGGTAGAGGCGGCGCCCTGGCTCGATGCCTCGGCCCAGCTCTACCGGCTGCAGTATGCAACGCCGCTGCGTCGCGAAAGTTTTGCCGCCAGCCGCTGGGTCGCGCCGCCGGGCGAATTGCTCGAACGCTGGCTCGAGCGGGTCATTCTGCCTGCGCAACCGGGCGGCGTGGGTGGTTGCCGGCTCGTGATCATGCTCGACGAGCTCGAACAGCGCTTTACGTCGCCCACGGCCAGTGAAGTGGTGCTGGCGGTGCGCGCGAATCTCTTGCAAGGCAAGCGCCTTGTCACCAGCAAGGCGATCGAAATCGCGCGCCCCGCCTCTACGCCAGACAGTGCCGGCGGCGTGCGGGCGACGCGCGCTGCGGTTCAAGCGCTGGCCGAGGCATTGGCTGCCTGGGTCGAGGAAAGCCGGCAGCTCGCCTCTGCCTGTGCGAGCAGTTGA
- a CDS encoding YhbY family RNA-binding protein, translated as MIELSPTERRALRAAAHHLEPTVAIAGKGLTPAVLHEIDVSLKAHELIKVKLHGIERDDRATLLEQICVELDCAPVQSIGNILVLWRPKPAEEAAPKPRRRQPTAPKTKKQAAAALEKQRR; from the coding sequence ATGATCGAATTATCCCCCACCGAACGCCGCGCCTTGCGCGCCGCCGCGCATCACCTCGAACCCACCGTGGCCATTGCCGGCAAGGGGCTGACGCCAGCGGTGCTGCATGAAATCGACGTTTCGCTGAAGGCTCACGAGCTGATCAAGGTCAAGCTCCACGGCATCGAGCGTGACGACCGCGCCACCCTGCTCGAACAAATCTGCGTGGAACTCGACTGCGCGCCGGTGCAGAGCATCGGCAACATCCTCGTCCTCTGGCGTCCGAAGCCAGCCGAGGAAGCCGCTCCGAAACCACGCCGACGCCAGCCGACTGCGCCAAAAACCAAGAAGCAGGCTGCCGCAGCGCTCGAAAAGCAGCGCCGCTGA
- a CDS encoding RlmE family RNA methyltransferase: MSWTTKQKKKSKAWMQQHVNDPYVQQAQKEGWRSRAVFKLKEIDEKDRLLKPGMTVVDLGATPGSWCQYVIKRIQPGGRLIALDLLDFEPIPGVDFIQGDFRDAAVLARLESALAGRQVDLVLSDMAPNMTGIAATDSAQVMVLAELTLDFAKQHLKPGGDLLVKVFQGAGFMELRREMQTVFETLATRKPAASRDRSAELYLLARKKRLT; this comes from the coding sequence ATGAGCTGGACGACGAAGCAGAAAAAAAAGAGCAAGGCGTGGATGCAGCAGCACGTCAATGACCCGTATGTGCAGCAGGCGCAAAAGGAGGGCTGGCGCTCGCGCGCGGTGTTCAAGCTGAAAGAGATCGACGAGAAGGACAGGCTGCTCAAGCCCGGCATGACGGTCGTCGACCTGGGTGCCACGCCCGGCAGTTGGTGCCAGTATGTCATCAAACGTATCCAGCCGGGCGGGCGGCTGATCGCGCTCGATCTGCTGGATTTCGAGCCGATTCCGGGAGTCGATTTCATCCAGGGCGATTTCCGCGACGCGGCGGTGCTGGCGCGGCTGGAATCGGCGCTGGCGGGACGGCAGGTCGACCTTGTATTGTCGGACATGGCGCCCAATATGACGGGTATCGCGGCAACGGACAGCGCTCAGGTGATGGTCTTGGCCGAGCTGACGCTCGATTTTGCAAAGCAGCATCTGAAACCCGGCGGCGATCTGCTGGTCAAAGTGTTTCAAGGCGCCGGCTTCATGGAGCTGCGGCGGGAGATGCAAACAGTCTTCGAGACGCTGGCGACGCGCAAACCGGCCGCATCGCGGGATCGCAGCGCGGAGCTGTACTTGCTGGCGAGAAAGAAGCGGTTGACATAG
- the ftsH gene encoding ATP-dependent zinc metalloprotease FtsH, giving the protein MNNLFKNMAIWLVIGVVLMTVFNQFSSRQSPQNTLDYSAFLDEVKQGHIAKVVIQGRTLEATTVEGKKITSYAPADLWMVSDLLKNNVKVVAKPEEEQSFLMNIFVSWFPMLLLIGVWIFFMRQMQGGGRGGAFSFGKSRARILDENSNTVTFADVAGCEEAKEEVAELVDFLRDPSKFQKLGGRIPRGVLMVGSPGTGKTLLARAIAGEAKVPFFSISGSDFVEMFVGVGAARVRDMFEQAKKAAPCIIFIDEIDAVGRQRGAGLGGGNDEREQTLNQLLVEMDGFEANQGIIVIAATNRPDVLDPALLRPGRFDRQVVVPLPDIRGREQILKVHMRKVPLAPDVDPTVLARGTPGFSGADLANLVNEAALFAARANKRLVDMEDFERAKDKIMMGAERRSMVMPEEERKNTAYHESGHAVVAKLLPKTDPVHKVTIIPRGRALGVTMQLPTEDRYSQDKERLLNTIAVLFGGRLAEEIFMHQMTTGASNDFQRATDLARRMVTQWGMSENLGPMVYGEEEAEIFLGRSVTTHKNVSEATMQKVDAEIRRIIDEQYALARRLLEENRDKVEAMAKALLEWETIDAEQIDDIMAGRPPRPPKPSSSAAARPSAGDGSTGPAPNAAAAA; this is encoded by the coding sequence TTGAACAATCTTTTCAAAAACATGGCCATCTGGCTCGTCATCGGCGTCGTGCTGATGACGGTGTTCAATCAGTTCAGTTCCCGCCAGTCCCCGCAGAACACGCTGGATTACTCGGCTTTCCTCGACGAGGTGAAGCAGGGCCATATCGCCAAGGTGGTGATCCAGGGCCGCACGCTCGAAGCGACCACCGTCGAGGGCAAGAAGATCACGTCTTATGCCCCGGCCGACCTGTGGATGGTCTCCGACCTGCTCAAGAACAACGTCAAGGTCGTCGCCAAGCCCGAGGAAGAGCAGTCCTTCCTGATGAACATCTTCGTCTCCTGGTTCCCGATGCTGCTCTTGATCGGCGTGTGGATCTTCTTCATGCGCCAGATGCAGGGCGGGGGCCGGGGCGGCGCATTTTCCTTCGGCAAGAGCCGTGCGCGCATCCTCGACGAGAACAGCAACACGGTGACCTTCGCCGACGTCGCCGGCTGCGAGGAAGCGAAGGAGGAGGTGGCCGAACTCGTCGACTTCCTGCGCGATCCGTCGAAATTCCAGAAGCTCGGCGGGCGCATCCCGCGCGGCGTGCTGATGGTGGGTTCGCCCGGTACCGGCAAGACGCTTCTCGCCCGCGCGATCGCCGGCGAGGCGAAGGTGCCGTTCTTCTCGATCTCCGGTTCCGACTTCGTCGAGATGTTCGTCGGCGTCGGTGCCGCGCGCGTGCGCGACATGTTCGAACAGGCGAAGAAGGCCGCGCCCTGCATCATCTTCATCGACGAGATCGACGCGGTCGGCCGCCAGCGCGGCGCGGGCCTGGGGGGCGGGAATGATGAGCGCGAGCAGACGCTGAACCAGCTCCTGGTCGAGATGGACGGCTTCGAGGCGAATCAGGGCATCATCGTCATCGCCGCCACCAACCGGCCGGACGTGCTCGACCCGGCGCTGTTGCGTCCCGGGCGCTTCGACCGCCAGGTGGTCGTGCCGCTGCCGGATATCCGCGGCCGCGAGCAGATCCTCAAGGTGCATATGCGCAAGGTGCCGCTCGCGCCCGATGTCGATCCGACGGTGCTGGCGCGCGGCACACCAGGCTTTTCCGGCGCCGATCTCGCCAACCTGGTGAACGAGGCTGCGCTGTTCGCGGCCCGCGCGAACAAGCGTCTCGTCGACATGGAAGATTTCGAGCGCGCCAAGGACAAGATCATGATGGGCGCCGAGCGCCGCTCGATGGTCATGCCCGAGGAAGAGCGCAAGAACACCGCCTATCACGAGTCGGGCCATGCGGTGGTGGCGAAGCTCCTGCCGAAGACCGATCCGGTGCACAAGGTGACGATCATCCCGCGCGGCCGTGCGCTGGGCGTGACGATGCAGTTGCCCACCGAAGATCGTTACAGCCAGGACAAGGAACGGCTCCTGAACACCATCGCGGTGCTGTTCGGCGGCCGGCTCGCCGAGGAAATCTTCATGCACCAGATGACCACGGGCGCCTCGAACGACTTCCAGCGTGCGACCGATCTCGCGCGCCGCATGGTCACGCAGTGGGGGATGTCGGAAAACCTCGGCCCGATGGTCTATGGCGAGGAGGAAGCGGAAATCTTCCTCGGCCGTTCGGTGACCACGCACAAGAACGTTTCCGAGGCGACGATGCAAAAGGTCGACGCCGAGATCCGCCGCATCATCGACGAACAGTATGCACTGGCACGGCGGCTGCTCGAAGAGAACCGCGACAAGGTGGAGGCGATGGCCAAGGCCCTGCTCGAATGGGAAACCATCGATGCCGAGCAGATCGACGACATCATGGCCGGTCGCCCGCCGCGTCCGCCCAAACCTTCATCGTCCGCTGCAGCGAGGCCTTCGGCGGGTGATGGCAGCACCGGGCCGGCGCCGAATGCGGCTGCCGCTGCCTAA
- a CDS encoding GDCCVxC domain-containing (seleno)protein, giving the protein MEPILQSTLTCPHCGHVKLETMPTDACQWFYECEGCHTLLKPKPGDCCVFCSYGDVPCPPVQLAGKGGCCA; this is encoded by the coding sequence ATGGAGCCGATCCTTCAATCCACGCTGACCTGCCCGCACTGCGGCCACGTCAAGCTTGAAACCATGCCCACCGACGCTTGTCAGTGGTTTTACGAGTGCGAGGGCTGTCATACTTTGCTCAAGCCCAAACCCGGCGATTGCTGCGTGTTCTGCTCCTATGGCGACGTGCCCTGCCCGCCGGTGCAGCTTGCAGGCAAGGGCGGCTGCTGCGCATGA
- a CDS encoding winged helix-turn-helix domain-containing protein — translation MSREKLRPLVRPRLYLGDQLSLGPGKIDLLRKVAEVGSISAAARALGVPYKRAWLLIDTLNRGFPSPVLETVAGGKQGGGARLTPLGEALVAAYDALETKLNAAARAELNALVRLARRR, via the coding sequence ATGAGCCGGGAGAAGTTGCGTCCGCTGGTGCGGCCGCGGCTGTATCTCGGTGACCAACTCTCGCTGGGTCCCGGCAAGATCGACCTGTTGCGTAAGGTCGCTGAGGTGGGCTCGATCAGTGCGGCGGCAAGGGCACTCGGTGTGCCCTACAAGCGTGCCTGGCTGTTGATCGATACCTTGAATCGTGGTTTCCCTTCCCCGGTGCTGGAAACCGTCGCAGGTGGCAAGCAGGGGGGCGGTGCGCGTCTGACACCGCTGGGCGAGGCGCTGGTGGCCGCCTACGACGCGCTGGAGACGAAGCTCAATGCGGCAGCGCGCGCCGAGCTCAATGCCCTGGTGAGGCTGGCCCGCCGGCGATGA
- a CDS encoding ABC transporter ATP-binding protein produces MLELEHLSVSAGSFRLHDVSLTVGAGECHAILGPSGSGKSTLLAAILGTLTPSSGHVRLAGEDITHWPIERRRLGYVPQQLGLFPHLAVLDNLLYGARACRLASADFQPLFERLIEITGIGHLLSRRIATLSGGERQRVALVRALVAHPRLVLLDEPFTALNESLRRELWWLVKDLQRERGLTVMIVTHDLAEAYFLADHITVLIDGRQEQSGEKTAVYRRPASEAVARFLGLKNIFSAQRIDAFSIDCPALGGRLPVSGAEPAGDEILIAIRPEHVALRRPDDPPHAGETRLAGRLEAVVDLGEAALLHFRSETGALLEARCGIRVLRKYGFAAGQSGLVGLPAGDLFVIAGGPASPGH; encoded by the coding sequence ATGCTTGAGCTCGAACACTTGAGCGTCAGCGCCGGCAGCTTCCGGCTGCACGATGTGTCGCTCACCGTCGGCGCCGGTGAATGCCATGCCATCCTCGGTCCTTCCGGCTCGGGCAAGAGCACCCTGCTCGCCGCGATCCTCGGCACGCTCACACCCTCCTCCGGCCACGTGCGCCTGGCGGGTGAGGACATCACGCACTGGCCGATCGAGCGCCGCCGGCTCGGCTACGTGCCGCAGCAGCTGGGACTGTTTCCGCATCTCGCCGTCCTCGACAACCTGCTCTACGGCGCGCGGGCGTGCCGTCTCGCCAGCGCCGACTTTCAGCCCCTGTTTGAGCGCCTCATCGAGATCACCGGCATCGGTCATCTGCTGTCGCGCCGCATCGCCACGCTTTCCGGCGGCGAACGTCAGCGCGTCGCCTTGGTGCGCGCGCTCGTCGCCCACCCGCGCCTGGTGCTGCTCGACGAGCCCTTCACCGCCCTCAATGAGAGCCTGCGCCGCGAGCTGTGGTGGCTGGTCAAAGACCTGCAGCGGGAGCGGGGCCTGACGGTGATGATCGTCACCCATGATCTCGCCGAGGCCTATTTCCTCGCCGATCACATCACCGTGCTGATCGACGGCCGACAGGAGCAAAGCGGTGAGAAGACGGCGGTCTATCGCCGCCCGGCGAGCGAGGCGGTGGCGCGCTTTCTGGGTCTGAAGAACATTTTCTCCGCACAGAGGATCGATGCGTTCAGCATCGACTGTCCAGCTTTGGGCGGCCGTCTGCCCGTGAGCGGCGCCGAGCCCGCCGGCGACGAAATCCTGATCGCGATCCGTCCCGAGCATGTCGCGCTGCGCCGGCCCGACGATCCGCCGCACGCCGGCGAAACACGGCTGGCCGGGCGCTTAGAAGCAGTGGTCGATCTCGGCGAAGCAGCGCTGCTGCACTTTCGCAGCGAAACCGGCGCGCTGCTCGAAGCACGCTGCGGCATCCGCGTACTGCGCAAGTATGGGTTTGCAGCCGGTCAGTCCGGACTCGTCGGCCTGCCCGCCGGCGATCTGTTCGTCATCGCCGGCGGGCCAGCCTCACCAGGGCATTGA
- a CDS encoding molybdate ABC transporter permease subunit, giving the protein MSPSGLRASIAAALVVLALYAGLIVSLAWFLDGAVLFRTLFSERSFFSIRLSLMAATVATTLALLLAIPAAYALSRYRFRGREATETVLEFPIIVSPAALGAIILIFFNNPVGEWIQEHVVYFVFGFAGIVLAQFVTILGLAVRMLKAAFDAVPVELETVARTLGASPRHVFFTVTLPLAKNGLIAAFILSWAKALGEFGATLMVAGSMAMRTETLPIAIFMRLSSADIEGTVALILILVAIGLAALFVARRLLARGAHA; this is encoded by the coding sequence GTGAGCCCCTCCGGCTTGCGCGCCAGCATCGCCGCCGCGCTCGTGGTGCTGGCGCTCTACGCCGGCCTGATCGTCTCGCTCGCCTGGTTCCTCGACGGTGCAGTGCTTTTTCGCACCCTGTTTTCCGAGCGCAGCTTCTTCTCGATCCGCTTGTCATTGATGGCCGCCACCGTCGCCACGACACTGGCGCTGCTCCTGGCGATTCCCGCCGCCTATGCGCTGTCGCGCTACCGTTTTCGCGGTCGGGAGGCGACCGAGACCGTGCTGGAATTCCCGATCATCGTTTCCCCTGCCGCGCTGGGCGCGATCATCCTGATCTTCTTCAACAATCCCGTCGGCGAGTGGATTCAGGAACACGTCGTCTATTTCGTCTTCGGTTTTGCCGGCATCGTGCTGGCACAGTTCGTCACGATTCTCGGACTGGCGGTGCGCATGCTCAAAGCCGCCTTCGACGCGGTGCCGGTCGAGCTGGAGACGGTGGCTCGCACCTTGGGCGCCTCTCCCCGTCACGTCTTCTTCACCGTCACGCTGCCGCTGGCGAAGAACGGCCTGATCGCCGCCTTCATCCTCAGCTGGGCGAAGGCATTGGGCGAGTTCGGCGCGACGCTGATGGTCGCCGGTTCGATGGCGATGCGCACCGAGACCCTGCCGATCGCGATCTTCATGCGACTGTCCTCCGCCGACATCGAAGGCACCGTGGCGCTGATCTTGATCCTCGTCGCCATCGGCCTAGCCGCCCTGTTCGTCGCCCGACGGCTGTTGGCAAGAGGCGCTCATGCTTGA
- the modA gene encoding molybdate ABC transporter substrate-binding protein has product MALRHILSALALGLSAVTAAAGESLLIFAGAATVPPTSEAVKAFEQKTGAKVDVVFGGSGYVLSQMKLAKQGDLYFPGSSDYMEIAKRDGYVLPETEKIIVYVVPAINVQKGNPHHIQGLKDLLKPGLRVAIANPEGVCVGAYAVEIFEKELTPSEREQLKANIKNYTGSCEQTATAISLKLADAVIGWRVFQYWDPERIETIPLPKEMIPRIGYIPIAISKFSKNRPLAQRFIDFVTGPEGRAIYAKYSYFADPDSAFKWLGAVKPVGGEYVVPKEWLHLRTTVDPKKVVKP; this is encoded by the coding sequence ATGGCACTGCGCCACATCCTGTCCGCTCTCGCCCTCGGCCTGTCGGCCGTGACCGCTGCCGCCGGCGAGTCCCTGCTGATCTTTGCCGGCGCCGCCACCGTGCCGCCCACCAGCGAGGCGGTCAAGGCCTTCGAGCAGAAGACCGGCGCCAAGGTCGATGTCGTATTCGGCGGCTCAGGGTATGTGCTCTCGCAGATGAAGCTCGCCAAACAGGGCGACCTCTACTTCCCCGGCTCTTCCGACTACATGGAGATCGCCAAGCGCGACGGCTATGTCCTGCCCGAAACCGAAAAGATCATCGTCTATGTCGTGCCGGCCATCAACGTGCAGAAGGGCAACCCGCACCACATCCAGGGGCTCAAGGACCTGCTCAAGCCAGGCTTACGCGTGGCGATCGCCAACCCGGAGGGTGTCTGCGTCGGCGCCTATGCGGTGGAGATTTTCGAGAAAGAATTGACCCCCAGCGAGCGTGAACAACTGAAGGCCAACATCAAGAACTACACCGGCTCCTGCGAGCAGACCGCCACGGCCATCTCGCTCAAGCTCGCCGATGCGGTGATCGGCTGGCGCGTGTTCCAGTACTGGGACCCGGAACGCATCGAGACCATTCCGCTGCCGAAAGAAATGATCCCGCGCATCGGCTATATCCCGATCGCCATCAGCAAGTTCAGCAAGAACCGCCCGCTCGCCCAGCGGTTCATCGACTTCGTCACCGGCCCGGAAGGACGGGCGATCTATGCCAAGTACAGCTATTTCGCCGATCCGGACAGCGCCTTCAAGTGGCTCGGTGCGGTCAAGCCCGTCGGCGGTGAATACGTGGTGCCGAAGGAATGGCTCCATCTGCGCACCACGGTCGATCCGAAGAAGGTCGTCAAGCCGTGA